A window from Shewanella livingstonensis encodes these proteins:
- a CDS encoding TonB-dependent receptor, producing MDKQVSSRGTKEKALRLNLDEKKYGTIVEIGAGQEVARNFFVAGAAAGTIAKTMSAYDMKFSDAIYGVQEDGRYVSKARVLAMMEQEFDLVVDRVGAIRSKSSRYFSYATTVSAKSFNRKNECHAWCGVRIQMYPGAEPSNIIVHVRMFDDTAEAQQQALGILGVNLIYASYYYFEDPKMIIDSLTDNMKANRIEIDCIDFQGPYFEDVDNQAKNIHLIRSWKTRAIMFKADGSVAVPADMLYKKNVLTIRGSFKPITKLNVDMIEQGFKAFSTQEGVTDKNTVLIAEISLNDLHGKDANMTEKDIMERVKLLNLLGYNVMISDYTRYFSLRAYFRQYTQLQIGIVVGMVNIKQIFDEEYYRGMEGGILEAFGKLFPDNTRLFVYPERDEKGELTDLTTISVPHNLRYLFRHVLDNGFITSIESSDPDLFNIFSREILQQICRGQGDWIDAVPETVSQAIMEQKLFGYRG from the coding sequence ATGGATAAGCAAGTCAGTTCGCGTGGCACAAAAGAAAAAGCCCTTCGTTTAAATTTAGACGAAAAGAAGTACGGCACCATCGTCGAAATTGGTGCAGGACAAGAAGTCGCGCGTAACTTTTTTGTGGCTGGCGCTGCTGCGGGAACGATAGCGAAAACCATGTCGGCCTACGATATGAAGTTTTCTGACGCTATTTATGGCGTTCAAGAAGATGGTCGATATGTAAGTAAAGCACGTGTATTAGCAATGATGGAGCAAGAATTTGATTTAGTGGTTGACCGTGTCGGTGCGATTCGCTCAAAATCATCACGTTATTTTTCTTATGCAACAACAGTGTCGGCTAAAAGCTTTAATCGTAAAAATGAATGCCATGCATGGTGTGGTGTGCGAATTCAAATGTACCCTGGTGCAGAGCCATCTAACATTATTGTCCATGTACGCATGTTTGACGACACCGCTGAAGCACAACAACAAGCATTGGGTATTTTAGGGGTAAACCTGATTTACGCCAGTTACTACTATTTTGAAGATCCTAAAATGATTATCGATTCACTAACCGATAATATGAAAGCCAATCGGATTGAAATTGATTGTATCGATTTTCAAGGTCCTTACTTTGAGGATGTTGATAACCAAGCTAAAAATATTCACCTTATTCGCAGCTGGAAAACTCGTGCCATCATGTTTAAAGCTGACGGTAGCGTTGCTGTACCCGCTGACATGCTATATAAAAAGAACGTATTAACCATTCGAGGCTCCTTCAAGCCCATTACCAAACTTAATGTGGATATGATTGAACAAGGCTTTAAAGCCTTTTCTACACAAGAGGGCGTAACGGATAAGAATACGGTATTAATTGCTGAAATATCCCTAAATGACTTACACGGTAAAGATGCCAATATGACCGAAAAAGACATTATGGAACGGGTTAAATTGCTTAATTTATTAGGCTATAACGTGATGATTTCTGACTACACCCGCTATTTCTCGTTACGCGCTTATTTCCGCCAATACACCCAATTACAAATCGGTATAGTGGTGGGAATGGTTAACATTAAACAAATTTTTGATGAAGAATATTATCGTGGTATGGAAGGCGGAATTCTAGAAGCTTTTGGTAAGTTATTCCCTGACAATACGCGTTTATTTGTCTATCCTGAACGTGATGAAAAAGGTGAACTCACTGACTTAACCACTATTAGTGTACCCCATAATCTGCGCTATTTATTCCGCCATGTGCTCGATAACGGTTTTATCACCAGTATTGAATCAAGTGATCCTGATTTGTTTAATATTTTTTCTCGAGAAATCTTACAACAAATTTGCCGGGGTCAGGGAGATTGGATTGACGCTGTTCCGGAAACAGTAAGCCAAGCGATTATGGAACAAAAATTATTCGGTTACCGTGGATAG
- a CDS encoding putative bifunctional diguanylate cyclase/phosphodiesterase produces MLVFSLRAVNKICIKDNNIGWRVLRGLIVFFVLGYLGVFYYLCKQSNLAVSDVIFCIIMLFGGAFVVLVTRLSLLSLLKVEKLIINERNIALHDSLTGLPNRQYLMNSLSYHVNAGLPFSLLLIDLNRFKQVNDALGHYYGDLLLIEVGKNVAEHIPTDARLFRLGGDEFAIIVTQVELLKVEQTINSIHLALESAFCIESYDLLVGASVGVSLFPSQATDIGKLLQQADIAMYSSKRLTTPYTLYDLTLENNAVEKVNISASLKRAVEQQEFELWYQPIIHLNDNSLYGVEALIRWPRADGSYTSPSVFIHIAEQTTLINQITDWVLQQVSKDIVYFESLGLALCIHINLSAKDLQDPKLIDKTSSLLNGNLTSQKIMFEITESAMMTNVEQAKMAMAQITATGGTFSIDDFGTGFSSLELLRDLPVKQIKIDRSFISNIHHKDADLAIVKSVIFLSQHLNCAVVAEGVEQIETVDLLKSLGCDLAQGYYYSRPIQITNFDSFIKKSVA; encoded by the coding sequence ATGCTGGTCTTCAGCTTAAGAGCAGTAAATAAAATTTGTATTAAGGATAATAATATCGGCTGGCGAGTGCTTAGAGGATTGATCGTCTTTTTCGTATTAGGTTATTTAGGAGTATTTTATTACCTGTGTAAACAATCTAACTTAGCCGTATCAGATGTTATATTTTGTATTATTATGCTTTTTGGTGGCGCGTTTGTAGTATTAGTGACGCGTTTGAGTTTATTGAGTTTACTCAAAGTGGAAAAGCTGATTATCAATGAGCGTAATATTGCTCTACACGACAGCTTAACAGGCTTACCTAATCGCCAATATTTAATGAATTCGTTAAGTTATCATGTTAATGCTGGCCTGCCCTTTAGTTTATTACTAATTGATTTAAATCGTTTTAAGCAAGTCAATGATGCTCTTGGCCACTATTATGGTGATTTACTGCTAATTGAAGTAGGTAAAAATGTGGCTGAACACATTCCTACTGATGCACGATTATTTAGATTAGGCGGAGATGAATTTGCTATTATCGTTACCCAGGTCGAATTATTGAAAGTAGAACAGACTATCAATTCGATTCATCTGGCACTTGAGAGTGCATTTTGCATTGAAAGTTATGATTTATTGGTTGGAGCCAGTGTGGGTGTAAGCCTTTTCCCAAGTCAAGCAACCGATATTGGTAAATTACTACAACAAGCTGATATTGCGATGTATTCCAGTAAAAGATTAACTACACCGTACACTCTTTATGATCTCACATTAGAAAATAATGCAGTCGAAAAAGTCAACATTAGTGCCTCATTAAAACGCGCCGTTGAACAACAGGAATTTGAACTCTGGTACCAGCCTATCATTCATCTAAACGACAACAGCCTGTATGGTGTTGAGGCACTTATTCGCTGGCCTCGTGCTGATGGCAGTTATACCTCTCCTAGCGTGTTTATTCATATTGCCGAACAAACCACACTGATAAACCAAATAACAGATTGGGTGTTGCAACAGGTGTCTAAGGACATTGTCTATTTTGAGTCATTAGGCTTAGCTTTGTGTATTCACATCAACTTGTCAGCCAAAGATTTACAAGACCCAAAGCTTATCGATAAAACCAGTTCATTGTTAAACGGTAATCTTACCTCACAAAAAATTATGTTTGAAATTACAGAAAGTGCAATGATGACCAATGTTGAACAAGCCAAAATGGCCATGGCACAAATTACCGCAACAGGGGGGACATTCAGTATTGATGATTTCGGTACTGGGTTTTCATCACTAGAATTATTACGCGACTTACCCGTGAAACAAATTAAAATTGACCGTTCTTTTATCAGTAACATTCACCATAAAGATGCCGATCTCGCTATCGTTAAATCAGTAATCTTTCTATCCCAACATCTAAATTGTGCCGTTGTTGCTGAAGGCGTAGAACAGATTGAAACGGTCGACCTGCTCAAATCATTAGGTTGTGATTTAGCGCAAGGCTACTATTATAGTAGGCCGATACAGATAACAAATTTCGACTCATTCATCAAGAAATCTGTAGCGTAA
- the katG gene encoding catalase/peroxidase HPI gives MDKAQQSQGKCPVMHGSNTSNDSSNMDWWPKALNLDILHQHDKKTDPMDPTFNYSEAFKSLDLAAVKQDLHTFMTDSKDWWPADWGHYGGLMIRMAWHSAGTYRIADGRGGAGTGNQRFAPINSWPDNVNLDKARRLLWPIKKKYGSKLSWADLIILAGTIAYESMGLKTFGFAGGRADIWHPETDIYWGSEKQWLAPSGSENSRYSGERDLENPLASVMMGLIYVNPEGVDGNPDPLKTAHDIRTTFERMAMNDEETVALTAGGHTVGKAHGNGRAENLGPEPEGAELEDQGFGWLNKTSRGIGRDTVTSGIEGAWTTNPTQWDNGYFELLLNYDWELTKSPAGAWQWQAIDLKEEHKPADVENPSIKVNPMMTDADMAMKMDPEYRKISDRFYKDPAYFSDVFARAWFKLTHRDLGPKSRYLGSDVPAEELIWQDPVPQVDYTLTEQEINELKTKILASGLSVAELVATAWDSARTFRGSDFRGGANGSRIRLAPQKDWQGNEPVRLQKVLAALTTIQAGLAKPISMADLIVLGGTAAVEKAADAAGVKVTVPFVAGRGDSTAAQTDIESFEVLEPLHDAYRNWQKKDYVVQPEEMMLDRTQLMGLTAHEMTVLVGGMRVLGTNYDNTQHGVFTDNVGVLSNDFFVNLTDMSNTWKPVGRNEYQIVERSTNKVKWTATRVDLVFGSNSILRSYAEVYAQDDAKEKFVKDFVKAWTKVMNADRFDIA, from the coding sequence ATGGACAAAGCACAACAAAGTCAAGGCAAGTGCCCTGTTATGCACGGCAGCAATACTTCAAACGATTCCAGCAACATGGACTGGTGGCCCAAAGCACTCAATCTCGACATTCTCCATCAACATGATAAAAAAACGGATCCAATGGATCCAACATTTAATTACAGCGAAGCATTCAAAAGCCTCGATCTCGCTGCTGTTAAACAAGATTTGCACACTTTTATGACTGATAGTAAAGATTGGTGGCCAGCAGATTGGGGCCATTATGGTGGACTAATGATTCGCATGGCTTGGCACTCTGCAGGTACATACCGAATTGCAGATGGTCGAGGTGGTGCAGGTACCGGTAATCAACGTTTTGCACCTATTAATAGCTGGCCAGATAACGTCAACCTAGATAAAGCCCGTCGTTTATTATGGCCAATCAAAAAGAAATACGGTAGTAAGCTTTCTTGGGCAGATTTGATCATTTTGGCAGGTACTATTGCCTATGAATCTATGGGACTTAAAACATTTGGTTTTGCGGGTGGTCGAGCTGATATTTGGCATCCTGAAACTGATATTTACTGGGGTTCAGAAAAACAATGGCTTGCCCCAAGTGGTTCAGAAAATAGCCGCTACTCAGGTGAACGTGATCTTGAAAATCCATTAGCATCTGTAATGATGGGATTAATATACGTCAATCCAGAAGGTGTTGATGGTAATCCTGATCCATTAAAAACAGCACATGATATTCGCACCACGTTTGAACGCATGGCAATGAATGATGAAGAAACTGTTGCACTTACTGCTGGTGGGCATACGGTAGGTAAAGCACACGGTAACGGCCGAGCAGAAAACCTCGGTCCAGAACCAGAAGGGGCTGAATTAGAAGACCAAGGTTTTGGTTGGTTAAACAAAACTAGCCGCGGCATTGGCCGTGATACAGTAACAAGTGGTATCGAAGGCGCGTGGACCACTAACCCAACACAATGGGATAACGGTTACTTTGAGCTATTACTCAATTATGATTGGGAACTGACCAAAAGCCCTGCTGGTGCATGGCAATGGCAGGCAATTGATCTTAAAGAAGAACATAAGCCCGCGGATGTTGAAAACCCGTCTATCAAAGTCAATCCAATGATGACAGACGCTGACATGGCAATGAAAATGGATCCTGAGTATCGCAAGATTTCAGATCGTTTTTATAAAGACCCTGCGTATTTCTCTGACGTATTCGCCCGTGCTTGGTTTAAATTAACCCATCGCGATTTAGGTCCTAAGAGCCGTTACCTTGGCAGCGATGTGCCAGCCGAAGAGTTAATTTGGCAAGATCCGGTTCCACAAGTTGATTACACCTTAACAGAACAAGAAATCAATGAATTAAAAACTAAAATCTTAGCCAGTGGTTTGTCTGTTGCCGAATTAGTCGCAACCGCATGGGACAGCGCACGTACTTTCCGTGGTTCAGATTTCCGCGGTGGCGCTAATGGATCGCGTATTCGCTTAGCACCACAAAAAGACTGGCAAGGTAATGAACCAGTAAGGTTACAAAAAGTATTAGCGGCATTAACCACTATCCAAGCTGGTCTAGCGAAGCCGATTAGTATGGCTGACTTGATTGTACTTGGTGGTACTGCTGCGGTTGAAAAGGCTGCTGATGCGGCTGGTGTTAAAGTAACCGTACCGTTTGTCGCTGGTCGTGGAGACTCAACAGCAGCGCAAACTGATATTGAATCGTTTGAGGTGTTAGAACCTTTACATGATGCTTATCGTAATTGGCAAAAGAAAGACTATGTTGTTCAGCCAGAAGAAATGATGCTAGACCGCACTCAATTAATGGGTTTAACCGCTCATGAGATGACAGTGTTAGTTGGCGGTATGCGTGTATTAGGCACTAACTACGACAATACTCAACACGGGGTATTTACTGACAACGTAGGTGTGCTTTCAAACGACTTTTTCGTTAACTTAACTGATATGTCTAACACTTGGAAACCTGTTGGCAGAAACGAGTATCAAATAGTTGAACGTAGCACAAATAAAGTAAAGTGGACCGCTACTCGAGTTGACTTGGTCTTTGGTTCAAACTCAATTTTACGCTCTTACGCTGAAGTGTATGCTCAAGATGACGCGAAAGAAAAGTTTGTTAAAGACTTTGTTAAAGCATGGACTAAAGTGATGAATGCAGATCGATTCGATATCGCATAA
- the pgm gene encoding phosphoglucomutase (alpha-D-glucose-1,6-bisphosphate-dependent): MAIHQRAGQQALQTDLVNIPKLMSHYYRIIPNVENVQQKVTFGTSGHRGSAFTSSFNQNHIWAITQAVVDYRHLANISGPMIVGFDTHALSYAAFMSVVEVLTANQVKMLIQQDDGFTPTPVVSQAIVRANASAPAALVDGLIITPSHNPPQDGGIKYNPPHGGPAEGDITKIIEARANEYLANQLSGVKKVNYGVAVKSGWIDEVDFIAPYVDSLAEVIDMEAIKKANIRIGVDPLGGSGIYYWQHIAARYGLDITLVNDKVDPTFGFMPLDKDGKIRMDCSSPYAMAGLLAYSEDYDLCVGNDPDYDRHGIVCPGFGLMNPNHYLAVAIDYLMTHRPQWSKSLAVGKTLVSSAMIDRVCDALGRQCLEVPVGFKWFVDGLAQSTIAFGGEESAGAAFLKRDGSTWCTDKDGFILALLAAEILAVTGQTPAQRYQELTAQFGESFYTRIDSPISLKKKAKFEQLNSDSFTDTELAGEAITAILSHAPGNNAAIGGIKITTKNGWFAARPSGTEALFKIYAESFISQQHLEAIIAQAQTMIDSALKG, translated from the coding sequence GTGGCCATTCATCAACGCGCAGGACAGCAGGCTCTACAAACGGATTTAGTGAATATTCCTAAATTGATGAGTCATTATTATCGCATTATTCCTAACGTGGAAAACGTGCAGCAAAAAGTGACATTTGGTACGTCGGGTCATCGTGGTAGTGCGTTTACATCCAGCTTCAATCAAAATCACATTTGGGCCATTACTCAAGCAGTTGTCGATTATCGTCATTTAGCGAATATTTCTGGGCCAATGATTGTTGGTTTTGACACCCATGCATTGTCGTATGCGGCGTTTATGTCGGTTGTTGAAGTATTAACCGCGAATCAAGTTAAGATGTTAATTCAACAAGATGACGGCTTTACCCCAACACCTGTGGTGTCGCAAGCCATTGTGCGCGCTAATGCTTCTGCACCAGCAGCATTAGTTGATGGATTAATTATTACACCTTCGCATAATCCCCCACAAGATGGCGGCATTAAGTACAATCCGCCACATGGCGGCCCTGCAGAAGGTGACATCACTAAAATCATCGAAGCCAGAGCGAATGAATATTTAGCCAATCAGCTTTCAGGCGTTAAAAAAGTTAATTACGGTGTGGCGGTTAAATCAGGCTGGATTGACGAGGTTGATTTTATTGCACCTTATGTAGATTCTCTGGCTGAAGTCATAGATATGGAAGCGATTAAAAAAGCCAATATTCGAATAGGTGTTGATCCATTAGGTGGTTCTGGTATTTACTATTGGCAGCATATAGCAGCTAGATATGGTCTTGATATTACTTTGGTTAATGACAAAGTGGATCCTACCTTTGGTTTTATGCCGCTGGATAAAGACGGCAAAATTCGCATGGATTGCTCGTCTCCTTATGCCATGGCAGGCTTGCTAGCCTACAGTGAAGATTATGATTTGTGCGTTGGTAACGATCCTGATTATGACCGTCACGGTATTGTGTGCCCAGGATTTGGCTTAATGAATCCTAATCATTACTTAGCGGTAGCAATAGACTATTTAATGACACATCGTCCGCAGTGGTCTAAGTCATTAGCCGTTGGCAAAACCTTAGTATCAAGTGCGATGATTGACAGGGTGTGTGATGCGTTAGGTCGTCAATGTTTAGAAGTGCCGGTTGGCTTTAAATGGTTTGTGGATGGATTAGCCCAAAGCACCATCGCCTTTGGCGGTGAAGAAAGTGCCGGCGCAGCGTTTTTAAAACGAGATGGCAGCACTTGGTGTACTGATAAAGACGGCTTTATTTTAGCTTTACTTGCAGCAGAAATATTAGCTGTAACCGGTCAAACGCCAGCTCAACGTTATCAAGAATTAACCGCTCAATTTGGTGAGAGTTTTTATACTCGTATCGATAGTCCCATTAGCCTGAAGAAAAAAGCTAAATTTGAGCAATTAAATAGTGACAGCTTTACTGACACAGAATTAGCGGGTGAGGCTATTACGGCAATTTTAAGCCATGCACCTGGTAACAATGCTGCAATTGGCGGCATTAAAATAACGACTAAAAATGGCTGGTTTGCTGCGCGTCCATCGGGCACTGAAGCGTTATTTAAAATCTATGCAGAAAGCTTTATTAGCCAGCAACATCTTGAAGCCATTATCGCCCAAGCACAGACGATGATTGATTCAGCTCTTAAAGGTTAA
- the seqA gene encoding replication initiation negative regulator SeqA codes for MKYIEIDEELYRFIASKTERIGESASDILRRLLNLSVENVDISLPTAISQPSLESESSTNHNPVFNQAKAAVEKIIAEQSRVTQDSPFEEDIPTSTKIDFDAIVSQHLLSQQKGAVGRFMYLLSSLEANARSDFNKVLNVQGKGRLYFARSKQALLNSSKSSNPKEVASSGFWVTTNNNTAKKQTILTEVLEHLGCDSERAKSIAEHI; via the coding sequence ATGAAATACATTGAAATTGACGAAGAACTTTATCGCTTTATTGCCAGTAAGACTGAACGTATCGGCGAAAGCGCTTCGGATATTTTACGTCGTTTATTGAACTTATCCGTCGAAAATGTCGATATAAGCTTACCCACTGCCATTAGCCAGCCAAGCTTAGAATCTGAATCATCAACGAATCACAATCCGGTATTCAATCAAGCTAAAGCAGCAGTAGAAAAAATTATTGCTGAACAAAGTCGTGTCACTCAGGATTCTCCGTTTGAAGAAGACATTCCAACGTCAACAAAGATTGATTTTGATGCCATCGTTAGCCAGCACTTATTAAGCCAACAAAAAGGCGCGGTAGGGCGTTTTATGTATCTACTCTCCAGCCTTGAGGCAAATGCTCGTAGCGATTTTAACAAAGTGCTTAATGTGCAAGGTAAAGGGCGTTTGTATTTTGCTCGTTCTAAACAGGCGCTACTTAATTCAAGTAAATCGTCTAATCCAAAAGAAGTTGCCTCAAGTGGATTTTGGGTGACTACTAATAATAATACTGCTAAAAAACAAACTATATTAACCGAGGTATTGGAGCATTTAGGCTGTGACAGTGAAAGAGCGAAGAGTATTGCTGAACACATTTAA
- a CDS encoding alpha/beta fold hydrolase, with product MHYVSSGQGEAVLLIHGLFGNLDNLKNLGSVLEQRHQVIRVDVPNHGLSQHWDNMDYAQLADAMIDVLDELHIKQAHVVGHSMGGKIAMAMALLHPDRVVSLVVADIAPVAYSPRHQTVFAGLTSLELTSNTTRKAALTHLMDAGIDEPTSQFLLKNLQRTDTGFEWKMNLTGLIESYDRIIGWDLPLTNDSHFDKPALFIRGGESNYVTAEHRDEIMRQFPRASAKTLNGTGHWLHAQKPEIFNRIVAEFIEQNQG from the coding sequence ATGCATTACGTATCTTCTGGTCAAGGTGAAGCAGTCCTGCTCATTCACGGATTGTTTGGAAATCTTGATAATCTAAAAAATCTTGGCAGTGTGCTTGAGCAGCGGCATCAAGTTATACGAGTTGATGTCCCCAATCATGGCTTAAGTCAGCACTGGGACAACATGGATTACGCACAACTGGCTGATGCCATGATAGACGTGCTTGATGAATTACATATAAAACAAGCACATGTTGTAGGTCATTCCATGGGCGGTAAAATTGCCATGGCAATGGCACTATTACACCCAGATCGAGTAGTAAGCTTGGTCGTGGCTGATATTGCCCCCGTTGCTTACAGCCCTAGACATCAAACCGTGTTTGCTGGCTTAACCAGTTTAGAATTAACCAGTAACACCACCCGTAAAGCAGCCTTAACGCATTTAATGGATGCGGGTATTGATGAGCCAACATCGCAGTTTTTACTTAAAAATTTGCAGAGGACTGATACCGGCTTTGAATGGAAAATGAATTTAACTGGGCTAATCGAATCTTACGACCGTATTATTGGTTGGGATTTACCATTAACCAATGACAGTCATTTTGATAAACCTGCACTATTTATCCGTGGTGGTGAGTCAAACTATGTCACGGCTGAGCATCGAGATGAAATCATGCGGCAATTTCCTCGCGCTAGTGCCAAAACATTAAATGGCACAGGGCATTGGTTGCACGCACAAAAGCCAGAGATATTTAATCGCATTGTGGCTGAGTTTATTGAACAAAACCAAGGGTAA
- a CDS encoding DUF2788 domain-containing protein, whose translation MLNQYIEQIEAVGLNLFFASIFFFIGMAIHDVLKQGEVPKFGRFIVWLVLFLGCAGFIVKGIIQMTWEGSGIG comes from the coding sequence ATGTTAAACCAATACATTGAACAGATTGAAGCCGTAGGCCTAAACTTGTTTTTCGCATCGATATTCTTTTTTATCGGCATGGCTATCCATGATGTGCTTAAACAAGGTGAAGTCCCAAAGTTTGGTCGATTTATTGTGTGGTTAGTTTTATTCCTCGGCTGTGCCGGGTTTATTGTAAAAGGTATTATTCAGATGACCTGGGAAGGCTCTGGGATCGGTTAA
- the ybfE gene encoding LexA regulated protein codes for MAKETTDRTTIDLFAAETRRGRPRSNPLSREQQLKINKRNQIQRDRANGLKRIELKVSQDLYDALNQQALNSNISRSQLIEFILQQQLDN; via the coding sequence ATGGCAAAAGAAACAACAGATAGAACGACTATTGACCTTTTCGCCGCTGAAACTCGCCGCGGGCGTCCGAGAAGCAACCCACTTTCTCGGGAGCAGCAATTAAAGATCAATAAGCGTAACCAAATTCAGCGTGATCGCGCTAACGGTTTAAAGCGAATAGAGTTAAAGGTGTCACAAGATTTGTACGATGCCTTGAACCAACAAGCTTTGAACAGTAACATCAGCCGTAGCCAGTTAATCGAATTTATTCTGCAACAGCAACTCGACAACTGA
- the fldA gene encoding flavodoxin FldA, protein MATVGLFFGSDTGNTEAVAKMIQKKLGKSMLDVKDIAKSTKEQIAEYDLLMFGIPTWYYGEAQCDWDDFFPELEQIDFTDKLVAIFGCGDQEDYAEYFLDAMGMIRDIVEARGGIIIGNWPSESYNFEASKGMADDKHFVGLGIDEDRQPELTDERVDGWVKQIYEEMCLAELED, encoded by the coding sequence ATGGCAACTGTAGGTCTTTTTTTCGGTAGCGACACTGGCAACACCGAAGCTGTAGCCAAAATGATCCAGAAAAAACTGGGTAAAAGCATGCTTGATGTCAAAGACATCGCTAAGAGTACCAAAGAGCAAATTGCTGAATATGATTTGCTTATGTTTGGTATTCCAACATGGTATTACGGCGAAGCACAGTGTGACTGGGATGACTTTTTCCCAGAGCTTGAGCAAATCGATTTTACTGATAAATTAGTCGCTATTTTTGGTTGTGGTGACCAAGAAGATTATGCGGAATACTTCCTTGACGCGATGGGCATGATCCGTGACATCGTTGAAGCACGCGGTGGTATTATTATTGGTAATTGGCCATCTGAGAGCTACAACTTTGAAGCTTCTAAAGGCATGGCCGACGACAAGCACTTTGTCGGGTTAGGTATTGATGAAGATCGTCAGCCAGAACTCACAGACGAACGTGTGGATGGCTGGGTTAAACAGATTTATGAAGAAATGTGTTTAGCAGAATTAGAAGATTAA
- the earP gene encoding elongation factor P maturation arginine rhamnosyltransferase EarP yields MNNVFTPDNNGVVKHWDIFCTVVDNYGDIGVTWRLAKQLVNEYDIPINLWVDDLLSFSHILPKLDASKKQQSFNSVNIFHWNNPLEIQFNAGNAIIEAFACELPSQVKAIIERLHLQPHTQAPTWLNLEYLSAEAWVDGCHGLPSTQPNGVKKWFYFPGFSPKTGGLICERELFNQRDQWQADPRHKLALFQQLGLQGINAQDTVISVFSYETRALTALCELWQTSQTPIHALIPKGRSLHSLIDLLPCTIDDLIPGQQFTLGNLTLHILPMTDQNGFDRLLWSCDFNIVRGEDSFLRAQWAAKPFIWHIYPQEDDYHLVKLQAFMQIYCDNLAPEIATTWSEVNLAFNQENLSAVVMHWQQLNSVSLPLMQHAIKWPINALNDADLASRLVQFVNNS; encoded by the coding sequence ATGAACAATGTTTTTACCCCCGACAATAATGGTGTGGTCAAGCATTGGGATATATTTTGTACCGTTGTGGATAATTATGGTGACATAGGTGTCACATGGCGTTTAGCTAAGCAGTTGGTTAACGAATATGACATACCGATTAATTTATGGGTTGATGATTTACTCAGTTTTTCCCATATTTTACCTAAGCTTGATGCTAGCAAAAAGCAGCAAAGCTTTAATAGCGTGAATATTTTTCATTGGAATAACCCTTTAGAAATCCAATTCAATGCTGGCAATGCCATTATTGAAGCGTTTGCTTGTGAATTACCATCACAGGTTAAAGCGATTATTGAACGGTTGCATCTACAGCCACACACTCAGGCCCCCACTTGGTTAAATCTTGAATACTTGAGCGCAGAAGCCTGGGTTGATGGATGCCATGGGCTGCCATCAACCCAGCCTAATGGGGTTAAAAAGTGGTTTTACTTTCCTGGTTTTAGCCCTAAAACTGGTGGACTCATTTGTGAGCGTGAATTATTTAACCAACGCGACCAGTGGCAAGCAGACCCTAGACATAAATTAGCCTTGTTTCAGCAACTGGGCTTACAAGGTATTAATGCGCAAGATACGGTTATTAGTGTATTTAGCTATGAAACCCGAGCATTAACGGCTTTGTGTGAACTTTGGCAAACGTCGCAAACACCGATTCATGCACTTATACCAAAAGGGCGCAGTTTACATAGTTTAATAGATTTGTTGCCTTGTACTATTGACGATTTGATACCCGGTCAACAATTTACCCTGGGTAACTTAACCCTACATATATTACCCATGACCGATCAAAATGGCTTTGATCGCTTGCTATGGAGCTGTGATTTTAATATTGTGCGGGGTGAAGATTCGTTTTTACGTGCTCAATGGGCTGCAAAACCCTTTATATGGCACATTTATCCTCAAGAAGATGATTATCACCTGGTAAAATTACAAGCTTTTATGCAAATTTACTGCGATAATCTTGCTCCAGAAATTGCTACCACTTGGTCTGAGGTGAATTTGGCCTTCAATCAGGAGAATTTAAGCGCGGTAGTAATGCACTGGCAACAGTTAAATTCTGTTAGTTTGCCTTTAATGCAACATGCTATTAAATGGCCAATTAACGCGTTAAATGATGCAGATCTTGCGAGTCGACTCGTTCAATTCGTTAACAATAGCTAA